In Triticum aestivum cultivar Chinese Spring chromosome 5B, IWGSC CS RefSeq v2.1, whole genome shotgun sequence, the following proteins share a genomic window:
- the LOC123111384 gene encoding probable staphylococcal-like nuclease CAN2, which yields MHAPQPPKAEATTASPDLPWRRDSPTPTTSCLLRFEQDLLNFVLTKMVPEGLGEHVTSSKKAQAKWYRNISEAYVKTEPPPRTLAEAAMLVATALGRIQGANLEGVLAYYGFPIPTPPVVTTEHHPASLPDGVQFVLKTLPIYAKCIGDGDGFTAYVDTADPTESANVPQEVREAVNAMSQTPKHRNSQQKSVLQSKLNKAGYRIIYTSKDEILARQYRFRLRGIDAPEMGMQYGKESLNALVNLIAGKSVMVYVYGQDQYDRCVGDIYCDGVFIQEQMLKEGHAWHYKIYDKRKEFAKWEMKARDARRGLWASDNPEKPWDWKRKHNVRHETSDNLDKTWEWRRKPHNARHQNTPIQVTLCT from the exons ATGCATGCTCCTCAGCCCCCAAAAGCAGAAGCCACGACCGCCTCCCCCGATCTCCCATGGCGTCGCGACTCTCCAACTCCGACGACGAGCTGCCTCCTCCGTTTCGAGCAAGACCTCCTCAACTTCGTGCTCACCAAAATG GTTCCTGAAGGGCTTGGAGAGCATGTTACATCATCCAAGAAAGCACAAGCTAAATG GTATAGGAATATCTCTGAAGCTTATGTAAAAACAGAACCCCCTCCTAGAACATTGGCAGAGGCTGCCATGCTAGTTGCTACAGCTCTGGGCAGGATCCAGGGAGCTAATTTGGAG GGTGTCCTTGCCTACTATGGCTTCCCGATTCCAACGCCCCCTGTAGtcaccacagagcaccatccagcATCACTACCAGACGGCGTGCAGTTCGTCCTGAAAACTTTGCCG ATTTATGCAAAGTGCATTGGAGATGGTGATGGCTTTACTGCTTATGTTGACACAGCAGATCCAACGGAATCAGCAAATGTGCCACAGGAAGTGCGTGAGGCTGTCAATGCAATGTCACAAACACCCAAGCATAGGAACAGCCAACAGAAAAGTGTACTCCAAAGTAAACTGAACAAAGCTGGTTATAG GATAATATATACTTCAAAAGATGAGATCCTTGCAAGGCAATACCGCTTCAGATTGAG GGGCATTGATGCACCGGAGATGGGAATGCAATATGGGAAGGAGTCCCTGAATGCGCTGGTGAACCTTATCGCTGGCAAAAGTGTCATGGTTTACGTATATGGGCAGGACCAGTATGATCGCTGTGTTGGAGATATCTATTGTGATGGTGTGTTCATCCAG GAACAAATGCTGAAGGAGGGTCATGCATGGCATTACAAGATTTACGACAAACGCAAAGAATTTGCAAAA TGGGAGATGAAAGCACGAGATGCACGCCGAGGGCTTTGGGCATCTGATAACCCTGAGAAACCATGGGATTGGAAAAGGAAGCACAATGTGAGACACGAGACATCTGATAACCTTGATAAGACATGGGAATGGAGACGGAAACCGCACAATGCAAGACACCAGAACACCCCAATTCAGGTGACATTGTGTACCTGA
- the LOC123111383 gene encoding putative pentatricopeptide repeat-containing protein At3g08820, producing the protein MPKPTSTRFTPPRFTHTHSPGTNKHQGLVLRAQLNKPNTHTNPYVLTSLLNLYAKCDLLDHARSVFDEMRCPNTVSWTALITAYMNAGRVREAVAVARDAFASGMRPDSFTAVRVLTACARVADLGTGEVVWRAAQEEGVAGSVFVATAAVDMYVKCGEMSRAREVFDKMPEKDAVAWGAMVGGYASNGHPQETLELFFAMQTQGVKPDCYTVVGSLSACTRLGALDMGRQAVRTMDWDEFLDNPVLGTALIDMYAKCGSTGEAVVFQQMRKRDIVVWNAMILGLGLTGHGKIGFALVGQMEKSGTKLNDNTFISILCNCTHTGLVKDGRRYFHNMTQLYNITPRIEHYGCMVDLLSRAGLLQEAHQLIDDMPMQANAVVWGALLGGCKIHRDAELAEHALKQLVMLEPRNSGNYVMLSNIYSNSNRWEDAAKLRSDMKVKRVEKVRAYSWVEFSGKVHEFRVGDKSHPHMDQIYQKLDELGMEMKTMGYKPTTDVVMFDVEDEEKEHTLVYHSEKLAIAFCLLTTQPGEVIRVTKNLRVCTDCHTVIKLISRITHREIIVRDNNRFHCFKDGCCSCNDYW; encoded by the coding sequence atGCCAAAGCCAACATCCACAAGGTTCACACCACCAAGGTTCACACACACACATAGTCCAGGAACAAACAAGCATCAAGGGTtagtgctgagggcacagctcaacaagcccaacacacacacaaacccctacgtcctcacctccctcctcaacCTCTACGCGAAATGCGACCTCCTGGACCATGCGCGGAGCGTGTTCGACGAAATGCGCTGCCCCAACACGGTCTCCTGGACCGCGCTCATCACCGCGTACATGAACGCGGGGCGCGTCAGGGAGGCCGTCGCCGTCGCCAGGGACGCGTTCGCGAGCGGGATGCGCCCGGACAGCTTCACCGCCGTGCGGGTCCTGACGGCATGCGCCCGGGTCGCGGATTTGGGCACTGGGGAGGTGGTGTGGAGggcggcacaggaggagggggTTGCGGGCAGCGTGTTTGTGGCAACTGCGGCGGTAGATATGTACGTCAAGTGCGGCGAGATGTCAAGGGCAAGggaggtgttcgacaaaatgccggAGAAGGATGCTGTAGCTTGGGGTGCTATGGTCGGGGGATATGCTTCGAACGGGCACCCCCAAGAGACTCTGGAGCTCTTCTTTGCAATGCAGACTCAGGGAGTGAAGCCAGATTGCTACACGGTGGTTGGGTCGCTCTCAGCTTGCACACGGCTGGGTGCACTTGATATGGGACGGCAGGCAGTCAGGACGATGGACTGGGATGAGTTTCTTGACAACCCAGTTCTAGGGACTGCGCTAATTGATATGTATGCCAAGTGTGGGAGCACAGGCGAGGCTGTTGTGTTCCAGCAGATGAGGAAGAGGGACATTGTTGTTTGGAATGCGATGATCTTGGGGCTGGGCCTGACTGGGCATGGTAAGATTGGATTTGCCCTTGTCGGCCAGATGGAGAAGTCAGGCACGAAACTGAATGACAATACTTTCATCAGCATTCTCTGCAACTGTACTCATACCGGCCTTGTAAAAGATGGACGGCGGTACTTCCATAACATGACTCAGTTATACAACATCACACCTAGGATTGAGCACTATGGTTGTATGGTCGACCTGCTCAGTCGCGCTGGGTTGCTCCAGGAAGCCCATCAGCTTATTGATGATATGCCAATGCAGGCAAACGCTGTCGTGTGGGGAGCACTTCTTGGTGGCTGCAAGATTCACCGAGACGCAGAGCTTGCAGAACATGCCTTGAAGCAGCTCGTCATGCTAGAGCCCCGGAATTCAGGGAATTATGTCATGCTCTCGAACATATACTCTAACAGCAACAGATGGGAGGATGCTGCAAAGCTTAGATCGGACATGAAGGTGAAACGGGTTGAGAAGGTCCGTGCATATAGCTGGGTTGAGTTTAGTGGTAAGGTCCACGAGTTCCGTGTTGGAGACAAGTCGCATCCCCACATGGATCAGATTTACCAAAAGCTAGATGAATTAGGCATGGAAATGAAAACTATGGGTTACAAACCAACTACAGATGTGGTGATGTTCGACGTTGAAGATGAGGAGAAGGAGCACACTCTAGTTTATCACAGCGAGAAACTTGCCATTGCATTTTGCCTTCTCACTACCCAACCAGGGGAGGTCATTAGGGTCACCAAGAACCTTAGGGTATGCACCGACTGTCACACTGTTATCAAACTAATATCAAGGATAACTCATCGGGAGATCATTGTTCGGGATAACAATCGGTTTCATTGTTTCAAAGATGGTTGTTGCTCTTGTAATGACTACTGGTAG